One Eriocheir sinensis breed Jianghai 21 chromosome 32, ASM2467909v1, whole genome shotgun sequence genomic region harbors:
- the LOC127006476 gene encoding apolipoprotein D-like, which translates to MAASFSVMVVVVMAVVAAVVEGHSMEFGRCKAKTGTGNFAPDQLEGKWYVIQIFSTNSRCLTVNFTRTNDGYLATETRELFVGRKLGLDHSVTNTGRYTFKDPAQPSQMRVYWPSNIFPVQADVTVIDIQPGSFAVLYECQNLYFVSRVSVAVLAKQPTLDAETIQRIETDLAAMDIDVGDFDTIKHEGCKAPTETDFNININDYIGDGFHGSSVGSSAPSGSGSGSAPAAPAAPSSPSSPSSPSSPSSPSSPSPSIPTPVLPGGNREENEVF; encoded by the exons ATGGCAGCGTCCTtctcagtgatggtggtggtggtgatggcggtggtggcggcggtggtggaggggcaCAGCATGGAGTTTGGGAGGTGCAAAGCTAAAACAGGGACAGGAAACTTTGCCCCAGATCAG CTGGAGGGGAAGTGGTACGTCATCCAGATCTTCAGCACCAACAGCCGCTGCCTCACCGTCAACTTCACCCGCACGAACGACGGCTACCTGGCCACCGAGACGCGGGAGCTATTCGTGGGCCGCAAGCTTGGCCTCGACCACAGCGTGACCAACACCGGCCGATACACCTTCAAGGACCCCGCCCAGCCCTCCCAGATGCGTGTATACTGGCCTTCGA ACATCTTCCCCGTTCAGGCTGATGTGACTGTGATCGACATCCAGCCTGGCTCCTTCGCTGTCCTCTACGAGTGCCAAAACCTCTACTTCGTGAGCCGGGTGTCGGTCGCCGTGCTGGCCAAACAACCTACCCTGGACGCGGAGACCATTCAAAGG atCGAGACGGACCTTGCAGCCATGGACATCGATGTTGGTGACTTCGACACCATCAAACACGAGGGATGCAAGGCGCCCACCGAGACGGacttcaacatcaacatcaatgaCTATATCGGGGACGGCTTCCATGGCTCCTCCGTTGGCTCCTCCGCCCCCTCCGGCTCTGGCTCTGGttccgcccccgccgcccccgccgccccctcctccccctcctctccctcctccccctcctctccctcctccccctcctccccctctccttccatccctacgCCCGTTCTCCCAGGTGGAAATCGCGAGGAGAATGAGGTGTTttaa